In the Leptotrichia sp. oral taxon 223 genome, ATTTTTCGAACATTACCCATTTGGTATTTTTCACCAATTCTCTTTTCTCCTAAGCAGTAAGAACAAAGGGCTGATGGCATTGGAAATCTAAGTTCCATTCCTTGAACGCTGTCTATTTCCAGTTCTTTCTCATAAAGAAGTGTACTTAATTCGTACGCTCCCTGTCCAGTAAGCCCGTTAACGTGCATTGTTACAGCTTTTGGATTTACAGAGTTCACACGTGAGGCAAAAACTTCACGTTCAGCTTGTGAAACAATATCTCCTTTTGTAATAATCACAATATCAGCGGCTTTTAATAATGGCCCAATCTTTTTAGGCGTATTAATTCCTGATAAATTGTCGATTACACAGACTCCCTTAATGTCCTTGATATATGGCGAACATCTGTTGCAAAGTCCTGCCGATTCTGTAATTAAAATTGAAAGCTCGAGGCTGTTTCCCCATTGCACGACTTCCTCGATATTTGATACGAAGAAATGGTCTGGGCATAAAGCTCCTGAAATTCCTTTTTTTACTGGGATTCCTGCTTTTGCGTACAATTTGTCATCATCTGTGTAAAGACAGTCAAATTTTACTACTCCAACTGACATTCCTTGTGATTTTAAGGCTTCTACTGTTTTTAGAATAACGCTTGTTTTTCCTGATGATGGTGGGCCTGAAAATATTATTAAATTCATAGTTGATCTCCTTTTTTATTCTTTTAAATTTTATTGTGCAAGGCTTTTTTGTACATCATTATTAAATTCTTCTTCACATTCACGAATAATTTTCCCAATATCATGGCTATAGATATAATCCCAGCCAATCCATTTAAAATTCTGATGTTCTTCTAAATGGTTATCCACATTTGGATTTGTTGACGGGAATTTTCCATTTGCAGAAAAAATTGTTCCAATTTCATTTGACATAAATAAGTCCATAAATGGCTTGATTTTATCTGCCTTAGATTTTTTTGTAATCATAAATATTGGGCTTAGTAAAGCTCCATCTTTTGGCCATACAGCCTCCAAATCTCCTGTTCTGTCAATCATCTGCGAAAAGAAGTATGGAATAATGCTGACAGCAGGGGCTTCTGGTGTTCGAGTTCTGGCTTTTACCATTTGAGCTGGATGCAGGCTCTTTTTGTATGAACGTGCCAGTTTATGTATCCCATCCATTCCGAAATCTTTGTAAAGATTTGCAAGAAGGGCATTAAACAAGTCCAAATCAGCCATTGGCAATGCAACTGAGTCTTCAAATTCTTCATTTAACAAGTCTGCCCAAGTTTCTGGTACTTTTCTGTCACCTAAAGAAGTTTTGTTTACTAAAAATATTGCTGGCACGACTCCCATTATTGCGTAACGCTTTTTAGGATCCCGCAAGTCAATAGTTTCGTTGCAGAAATCTTTATTCATATTTTCAAGGTGTGTTTCAAAAATACCATTTTCCATATATTGTCCCATCAAATTCTTATCAAAAAACAGCTCAAATCCAGCCGAAAGCAATATATCCGAAACTTTATCAGGATTACCTGTCTTAACTTTTTCTACAACCCAGTCGAGTCCTAAATTTGCTGATTTCAGAGTATACGAAATAGTATAATCATTTTTTTCATTTTGCTCATTTACCCAGTCTTTTATACCTTCTAAAAGTGGTATTCTGATAGGGCAAGGCAGAACTCCTTCAATTATCAAGTCACTATTTTCATCAGCTTTGCTTTCATCCAGTGAAACATCAATATCTGCATCTTTTTTTAAAAATGTTTCCAGCTTTTCAACAAACAGTTTCTGATTAATTTTTTTTGACATAAGTGCCATTCTTAACTTAATATTTTTCCCCATAACCTCAAGCATCTGTTTATTTTTCAATTGTTCAAATCCATTTGCAATAAAAAAATCCAAAGCTTCAGGATATTTATTTATAATTTCATAAAGTGTATCGTCTAAACTAAACATATTAATTTTTCTCCTTGATCTTAAATATTAAAAAAAGAGTCTTGTTTGGGAAAATAAAAATATTTTCTGACTCTTTTTAATAAGTTTTGTAAAATTGTCCAGCGCAATAGATTATAGCATAAAAAAAATTATAAAAGTGTAATGTGTGTTACGAAAATAAATAAGAAATATTACATATTCAAATTTTTGGAAAAATTAAATAATTTTAGGATTTAATCGGAACAACTGCAATTTTTTAGTTTGGTTTTAAAGCGGTTTTATTATAAAATAAAAAAATAGAGAATATCAAAGTTTATACAAAAAAATCCTTGAAATTAAATTGAAAAAATGATATGATTAAATATAATAAATTATATAAAGTTTGTTTAAATAAAGACTTTTAGAAATAATAAAAAAACGTTTTTTTGGAAAATGTTAATTTATAAATTTTAAAAGTTAAAAAATAAAAAACATATGATTAGATTTAGGAGATAAATTGAGCTTATTTGTTTTAAAAATAATTGGGTTAATCACAATGTTTTTGGATCATTATCAGTTTATAATTGGTGGAAGTGAGATATTGAGGGTTATTGGAAGGATTGCCTTTCCAATATTTGCATTTACGCTTAGTGAAGGGTATGTTCATACACGGAATTTGAAAAATTACTTTCTTAGGATATTTGGTTTTGCGGTGGGCATTCAAGTGCTTTTTACGCTATTTGGGTACGGCTATGCTGTCAATGTATTTTTTACATTGTCTCTTGGGCTTGTTGCGATTTATATTTTGAATTTGAGAAAAAATTGGGTAAAAGAGCCTTTCATGAAGATTATAAAGGCCATTTTAACTGCAGCTGTATTATATTTGGCTCAAAAGTTTCAAATGGACTACGGCGCTTATGGGATTTTATTAATAATGATTTTTAATATTTTTAGAAATGATAAATTTAAAATATTAATGAATTTTCTTATATTAAATGTTTTGGATATAATTTTTCCAAATGTTTTTCAAGTTCCTGATATGCAGATGTTTTCACTAATTTCATTGATTTTTATTTTTATGTATAATGGAAAAAAGGGAAGAAGTATGAAATACTTTTTTTATTTGTTTTATCCAGTACATTTTTTTATTTTAGGAATAATAAAATTTTTTTTTAGAAAAGAAATGATAACTTTAAATGTGGAAGGATACGTTTGACTATATAAATTTTTGGAGAGGGAAAATGACAAAAAAGGAAAGGTTGAAAAAAGTATTTCCAATATTAGAAAAAAAATTTGGGGTTCCAAGAGCCGCACTGGAGTTTGAAACGCCTTATCAGCTGATGGTTGCGGTGATTCTGTCGGCTCAGTGCACTGATGCACGTGTAAACATTGTTACAAAGGAGCTGTTTAAAGTTGTGAAAGAGCCGAAGGACATTAGGAAAATGGATTTGGCAACGCTGGAAAAGTACATAAAATCAACAGGTTTTTATAAAAATAAAGCCAAAAATATAAAATTGAATGCTGAAATGATGCTTGAAAAATATGGCGATGTGATTCCGAAAGAGCTTGAAAAACTGGTAGAACTGCCAGGAGTAGGGCGAAAAACGGCAAATGTGGTTCTAGGCGAGCTTTGGAACATTCGTGAAGGAATAGTTGTTGATACGCATGTCAAAAGATTATCAAACAGGATAGGTTTTGTAAAAAATGACAATCCTGAAATTATCGAGCGGGAATTAATGAAACTGATTCCAAAAAAGCATTGGTTTGTATATTCGCATTACATGATTTTGCATGGGCGGGATAAGTGTATTGCTAGAAGGCCTAAATGCGATATATGTGAAATTCGGGATTATTGTAAATATAATCTTGATAATTTAAAAAAAAGGGAATGAATAATTAATAAAAATAATTACGATAAATTTTTAAAATATAAATATTATAGAAAGGAAAAAAATGTATAAGAAAGTAAAAAGAGTTTTGGTTTTGGGAGTGCTGGCATTATTTGCAGCTTTAGTTTATGCGGAAGGGGAGCAGGAAACAGGTGCCGCACCGAAGGAAAGTCATGTTACCGTCAGGGAAGAAAAGTCTAAAAGTTCGGCTTCAAAAGAAAATAGCGGGTATGATGAGATTGAGCAGGCGACAAGAAGGGGACATGAAAAGCATTCTAGACATGGTAAAAAAAGAAAACATTCACAGTTTGAGGAAAATGGTGAAAATGCTGGGAATCAGGCAGATTTAAAAAATCCTAAGGGAAAAGACGACAGTAAAAACAAGACGGCAAAAAAAGATAATAAAGCAACGCCAAAGAAAAAGCTTGTACAGGCAGTGGAGCATGAACATGAAGGAGTTTCCCATTATTATGGCGAAGTTATAAAGTTTATTGCAACTACAGACGGAAAAGTTTTAAAGGATAAAATGTCAAGACAGAAACATCCGATTGCCTCACTTACAAAAGTTATGAACATTCTTGTGGCACTCGATCAAGTTGACAGAGGAAATGCAAGGCTGGATGACAAAGTGTGTTTTACGCCTGAAATAGTAAATATGGGCGGAAGTTGGCTAAACGCCAAGGCGGGAGATTGCTACACATTAAAAGACTTGCTTCGTGCAGAGATTATTTATTCGGCAAACAATGCGGCGTACCTGGTGGCACATCATATTTCAAAAGGGAATATGGATAACTTTGTAAAATTGATGAACGACAAGGCAAGAGAACTTGGAATGAATGATACGCATTATTATACTCCAGCGGGACTTCCAACTTCGATGACCCATAAGAACATGGATATTTCAACAGCTTATGATATGTATCTGCTTGGAAGAAGAGCCATAAGGGATGAAAGATTGAGGGCATGGATGAAAGAATCTGAACTTGTATTGCAAAATTCAGAAGGTGAAGATGTGGTTTATAACAACAGAAACCATTTGCTTGATAAATTTGGAATTTATGGATTGAAGACAGGATTTCACGCAGAGGCTGGGTACAATATGATTGTTTCAAGTAAAATTGGGAATCTGGAAATTATTTCCGTTACACTTGGAAATAAAAGCGATGATGCAAGAACTGAAGATCAAAAACAGGAATTTACCAAGCTGGAAGAACGAATGATACCAGTTTATAAAGAAGGGCAGGAAATCGGAAATACATTTAAAGTCAGAAATGCAGAGAAAAAAGAAATAAAAGGCGTTTTATCAAGCAATGTATATCAACTGGACAATACAAATTATAAATTTAAGATAAAAGATTTACAAGTTACCGCTGAAAAAGAAGGAATTGCCAAAGGTGATGTGATTGGCAAGCTGGAAGTGCTGTCAAATGATGACAAAGTCGTAGGAACAGTTGATATTGTAGCGCAAAATGATTACAAGCAGTTATCGCTGTTTGGAAAAATTTTGAGATTTATAACTTTTGGACTGGTATAGAAATTTATAAAAATAAAAAATTGAACTGTTTAGAAAAATTAAATGGTTCTTTTTTTATTTATCTGACATAATTATAATGTAATTTAAATAAAAATATGGTAGAATATACACGAATCAGTTTAAAATTGAACTGGAAAAAAATTAAGCGAATCTAGATTTGCGCAGCATACCCTTTAAATTTAGTTTTAAATGGTATTACTGGAATCTGTATGGCTAAAATTGTTAAAAGAGGAGAAATATATTTATGAAAATATTGGGTGTTATACCGGCAAGATATGCGTCCAGCAGGTTTGAGGGAAAGCCGCTTAAGGATATTTGCGGACATGCTATGATCGAGTGGGTTTATAAAAGGGCAAGAAATGCTGATATTGATGAGATTGTCGTGGCTACTGATAACAAGAGAATTTTTGAGGTGGTAAAAAAGTTTGGCGGGAATGTGGTTATGACGGCTGAAAATCATCAGAATGGAACTTCCAGGATAATAGAAGTTATAAATAAAGATGAGTATAAAAACTATGATTTTATAATAAATATTCAGGGAGATGAGCCGCTAATTGACATTGAGTCAATCAATATTCTGGCAAATAATTACAGAAATGAAAAATCAGAAATCGTTACATTGAAGCAGGAAATGAAATCCCGAAAGGAAATTGAAAATCCAAATCATGTAAAAGTTGTTACAGACTTTAATGACAATGCCATTTATTTTAGCCGTTCGGTAATTCCGTATGAGCGTGATAAAAATAGCAGTGGAAATATCAAGTATTTTAAACATGTTGGAATTTATGGCTATACAGCGAAGTTTTTAAATGAACTGAAAAGTTTAAGGGAAGGCGTTTTGGAAAAGATAGAGTCGCTTGAGCAGCTTAGATTTATTGAAAATGGCTATAAAATAAAGGTTTTGGAAACTGATTCAAATGTGATAGGTGTGGATACACAAGAGGATTTGAGGGAAGTTGTTAAATTTATAACAGAAAATGGAATAACATTGAATAAATAAAAATGTTATAAAAAGGAGAAAATTTTTATGGAAAATGGAGTAATGATACAGTATTTTGAATGGAACTTGCCGAATGATGGGAAACATTGGCAAAGATTAAAGGATGATGCAAAACATCTAAGTGAAATTGGTGTAAGTGGAGTGTGGATTCCGCCAGCATATAAAGGAACTTCACAATTTGATGTGGGATATGGTGCCTATGATTTGTGGGATTTGGGGGAATTTGATCAGAAGGGCACTGTCAGAACGAAATACGGGACAAAGCAAGAACTGATTGAAGCGATAGAGGAACTTCATAAATACAATATAAATGTATATCTGGATGCAGTTTTGAATCATAAGGGAGGAGCTGATGAAACAGAGAATTTTTTGGCGATAGAAGTTGATCCGGAAGACAGGACTGTGGAAATATCAGAGCCTTTTGAAATAGAAGGCTGGACAAAATTCACCTTTCCAGGAAGAAATGACAAATATTCTGCATTTAAGTGGAATTACAATTTTTTTGACGGTATAGATTTTGACAATAAAACTGGTAGAACGGCGATTTATAAAATTGTCGGAGAAAATAAGGATTGGGACGAGGGAGTCGATTCGGAGCTTGGAAATTATGACTACCTGATGAATGCAGATGTTGATTTTTCACATCCTGAAGTGAGAGAGGAAGTAATCAGATGGGGAAAATGGGTTGTAAATGAACTGAAAATTGATGGATTCAGGATGGATGCGGTAAAACATATAAAAGATGAATTTATAGCGGAATTCTTGACACAAGTAAGAGCAGTATATGGAGAACAGTTTTATTCTGTCGGTGAATACTGGCGAAACGACTTGGAAAAATTGAAGGAATATCTGGATAATGTCGGTTATAAGACTGATTTGTTCGATGTCGGACTTCACTTTAATATGTACGATGCTTCCAAAAAGAAACAAGATTATGATTTAAGAGAAATTTTTGAACATACAATAGTAGCAACAAATCCGATGGCAGCCGTAACATTTGTAGACAATCATGATTCCCAGAAGGGAAGCGCTTTAGAATCACAAGTTGACAGCTGGTTTATTCCTCATTCATATGCTATAATATTATTGTCAAAAGACGGCTATCCATGTCTATTTTATGGAGATTATTATGGAGTAGGCGGAGAAAAAAGCCCGCATCAATGGATAATTGATAAACTTTTAGAAGTAAGAAGAGTGCATGCTTATGGTGAACAGATAAATCATATGGACAATCCAAATATAATTGCAATTCAAAGGACTGGGCGAGATGAATGGACTGGCTGTGTAGCTG is a window encoding:
- a CDS encoding GTP-binding protein — encoded protein: MNLIIFSGPPSSGKTSVILKTVEALKSQGMSVGVVKFDCLYTDDDKLYAKAGIPVKKGISGALCPDHFFVSNIEEVVQWGNSLELSILITESAGLCNRCSPYIKDIKGVCVIDNLSGINTPKKIGPLLKAADIVIITKGDIVSQAEREVFASRVNSVNPKAVTMHVNGLTGQGAYELSTLLYEKELEIDSVQGMELRFPMPSALCSYCLGEKRIGEKYQMGNVRKMNLQQ
- a CDS encoding ABC transporter substrate-binding protein, with product MFSLDDTLYEIINKYPEALDFFIANGFEQLKNKQMLEVMGKNIKLRMALMSKKINQKLFVEKLETFLKKDADIDVSLDESKADENSDLIIEGVLPCPIRIPLLEGIKDWVNEQNEKNDYTISYTLKSANLGLDWVVEKVKTGNPDKVSDILLSAGFELFFDKNLMGQYMENGIFETHLENMNKDFCNETIDLRDPKKRYAIMGVVPAIFLVNKTSLGDRKVPETWADLLNEEFEDSVALPMADLDLFNALLANLYKDFGMDGIHKLARSYKKSLHPAQMVKARTRTPEAPAVSIIPYFFSQMIDRTGDLEAVWPKDGALLSPIFMITKKSKADKIKPFMDLFMSNEIGTIFSANGKFPSTNPNVDNHLEEHQNFKWIGWDYIYSHDIGKIIRECEEEFNNDVQKSLAQ
- a CDS encoding TraX family protein — translated: MSLFVLKIIGLITMFLDHYQFIIGGSEILRVIGRIAFPIFAFTLSEGYVHTRNLKNYFLRIFGFAVGIQVLFTLFGYGYAVNVFFTLSLGLVAIYILNLRKNWVKEPFMKIIKAILTAAVLYLAQKFQMDYGAYGILLIMIFNIFRNDKFKILMNFLILNVLDIIFPNVFQVPDMQMFSLISLIFIFMYNGKKGRSMKYFFYLFYPVHFFILGIIKFFFRKEMITLNVEGYV
- the nth gene encoding endonuclease III, translated to MTKKERLKKVFPILEKKFGVPRAALEFETPYQLMVAVILSAQCTDARVNIVTKELFKVVKEPKDIRKMDLATLEKYIKSTGFYKNKAKNIKLNAEMMLEKYGDVIPKELEKLVELPGVGRKTANVVLGELWNIREGIVVDTHVKRLSNRIGFVKNDNPEIIERELMKLIPKKHWFVYSHYMILHGRDKCIARRPKCDICEIRDYCKYNLDNLKKRE
- a CDS encoding D-alanyl-D-alanine carboxypeptidase family protein encodes the protein MYKKVKRVLVLGVLALFAALVYAEGEQETGAAPKESHVTVREEKSKSSASKENSGYDEIEQATRRGHEKHSRHGKKRKHSQFEENGENAGNQADLKNPKGKDDSKNKTAKKDNKATPKKKLVQAVEHEHEGVSHYYGEVIKFIATTDGKVLKDKMSRQKHPIASLTKVMNILVALDQVDRGNARLDDKVCFTPEIVNMGGSWLNAKAGDCYTLKDLLRAEIIYSANNAAYLVAHHISKGNMDNFVKLMNDKARELGMNDTHYYTPAGLPTSMTHKNMDISTAYDMYLLGRRAIRDERLRAWMKESELVLQNSEGEDVVYNNRNHLLDKFGIYGLKTGFHAEAGYNMIVSSKIGNLEIISVTLGNKSDDARTEDQKQEFTKLEERMIPVYKEGQEIGNTFKVRNAEKKEIKGVLSSNVYQLDNTNYKFKIKDLQVTAEKEGIAKGDVIGKLEVLSNDDKVVGTVDIVAQNDYKQLSLFGKILRFITFGLV
- the kdsB gene encoding 3-deoxy-manno-octulosonate cytidylyltransferase, whose amino-acid sequence is MKILGVIPARYASSRFEGKPLKDICGHAMIEWVYKRARNADIDEIVVATDNKRIFEVVKKFGGNVVMTAENHQNGTSRIIEVINKDEYKNYDFIINIQGDEPLIDIESINILANNYRNEKSEIVTLKQEMKSRKEIENPNHVKVVTDFNDNAIYFSRSVIPYERDKNSSGNIKYFKHVGIYGYTAKFLNELKSLREGVLEKIESLEQLRFIENGYKIKVLETDSNVIGVDTQEDLREVVKFITENGITLNK
- a CDS encoding alpha-amylase; the protein is MENGVMIQYFEWNLPNDGKHWQRLKDDAKHLSEIGVSGVWIPPAYKGTSQFDVGYGAYDLWDLGEFDQKGTVRTKYGTKQELIEAIEELHKYNINVYLDAVLNHKGGADETENFLAIEVDPEDRTVEISEPFEIEGWTKFTFPGRNDKYSAFKWNYNFFDGIDFDNKTGRTAIYKIVGENKDWDEGVDSELGNYDYLMNADVDFSHPEVREEVIRWGKWVVNELKIDGFRMDAVKHIKDEFIAEFLTQVRAVYGEQFYSVGEYWRNDLEKLKEYLDNVGYKTDLFDVGLHFNMYDASKKKQDYDLREIFEHTIVATNPMAAVTFVDNHDSQKGSALESQVDSWFIPHSYAIILLSKDGYPCLFYGDYYGVGGEKSPHQWIIDKLLEVRRVHAYGEQINHMDNPNIIAIQRTGRDEWTGCVAVLSNSDEEGEIQVEVGKERAGQVWQEVTGSGYEDVTVDEEGNASFKVEGEKISVWIRKS